CCCTTAGGGGTCACTTGGACGTGGCTTAAAAATAGTATCTAAGAAAAATAAGTCTTGAAATCTGCAGGAAATCTTATGCTTATGATTTAATTGCGTTTTGTACAATAAGATACAGAAATTACGTGTTCTTTATAATCTGGCACATTTGGTTGATGTATTTGGTGAACTGTGTGTGAACGATCCATCACTATCACCAATAGTGGGTGAATCTCAGTCTTCGTTGTTTTATATTGCGCTTTTATTCCTTAAATATGATTGAACTATGGAACCATTTGGTAGTAGGATTTCCAAGTTTCAAGATATATCTACATATGGACAAACATACATGGTAAACACGCACTTTGTTTTGATATTGATTCATGTGAGGCAATGttgtatttgatatttaattaaGCTGGAAATTAACCCCATTAGCTGCACATTATGTAATCTATAGATATTTAGGAATGTATGTATTGAATGTCAATGGGGACAAAAATGTTGAGGTTGACTCACAGTCCTTCAATCctttttgatatttgaaatttGGATACTCTAAAGGCATTGATCTTGTTGTGTGTATTAGTCCTTTAGTTCTTTTTCGATacttgaaaatttgaaaattcaacTTGAAATGGACTTAGAatctgtaattttatttctttaatgtGTGTGATGCTGCATTTGTCATATTAGTTTTGCCAACTGTTTTGGTGCAAAATCGCAGGGATATATGTTGGTGATGGAATGGTGCTCCACTTTACAAGGGGAGGAGGGCAAGAAATTGGAACAGGAACAGTGTTGGACCGTTTCCTTTGCAGTTCATCACCCTCCAATGGCACCGACACTCCATGCCCAAAATGTGGTGACCAAAACAAGACTGATGGTGTCGTTTCTTCCTGTTTGGATTGTTTTCTCTCTGGTGATAATCTTTACCTCTTTGAGTACGGCGTCTCAGCTGCATATTTTCTAGCCAAAGCCCGAGGTGGAACTTGCACCCTTGCAGTTTCTGATCCAACTGAAGATGTCCTTCGCCGCGCTtcatttctttttgaaaatggATTTGGCGGTTACAATGTTTTCAATAATAACTGTGAAGACTTTGCAATTTACTGCAAAACTGGTCTGCTTATCATCACAAGCATCAGTGTAGGCCGTAGCGGACAAGCTGCGTCTTGCTTGGCAGCTGCTAGTGCTGTGATTTCTACACCACTTCGTTTTATGACGACTAGTTTTAGTGGCTTGGCTGCGGTTGGCTACGGCATGTACTGTGTCAGCCGATTCGTTTCCGATATTGGAGTTCGCCGCGATGTTTCCAAAGTTCCGGTGGAAAAGCTTGTAGCTTTACCCGACATAGATGAACCTGAGAAGACACCTGAGGTGACCAAAGAAGATTAGTGTTGGTTGGAACAACTCTCATGTTCAATTTTAAGCTTATATGTATTTTAAATGTATGCTTTGTTGCTGAAGTTTAATTATCTCCCTcaaatatttactatttacaTTTGTGCATTTTCCTTACATATGGAAGATGTTATTCACACTCGATACTGTATCACTGACAACAATTAAGTTTTATTTAAGAACCGTGATTCTATGTTGCCTAACTTGGATATCGTCATAATATCTTGGTAGTTTTCTACATGTTCTGTGCTGGAAAATATTTCTATGGAATTGTTTAGGTGTTATTTTTTTGTAGGAATAATAAATAATGCAC
Above is a genomic segment from Medicago truncatula cultivar Jemalong A17 chromosome 5, MtrunA17r5.0-ANR, whole genome shotgun sequence containing:
- the LOC11435333 gene encoding protein LEAD-SENSITIVE 1: MGVFSNKIDHEQLNPGDHIYSWRQAYIYAHHGIYVGDGMVLHFTRGGGQEIGTGTVLDRFLCSSSPSNGTDTPCPKCGDQNKTDGVVSSCLDCFLSGDNLYLFEYGVSAAYFLAKARGGTCTLAVSDPTEDVLRRASFLFENGFGGYNVFNNNCEDFAIYCKTGLLIITSISVGRSGQAASCLAAASAVISTPLRFMTTSFSGLAAVGYGMYCVSRFVSDIGVRRDVSKVPVEKLVALPDIDEPEKTPEVTKED